A single genomic interval of Phoenix dactylifera cultivar Barhee BC4 unplaced genomic scaffold, palm_55x_up_171113_PBpolish2nd_filt_p 000299F, whole genome shotgun sequence harbors:
- the LOC103711402 gene encoding polygalacturonase inhibitor-like, whose product MACRSTLSSFLTLFLFLLLASAPYLVSSARCNKDDKKALLAIKAAFNNAYHFASWTNDTGCCDWYDVDCDPKTGRVTGLSLFQDDFPGTIPDAVGDLPYLENLVFHHLPNLVGSIPPALTKLKNLKYLDISWTNVSGPVPAFLSEITSLTQLDLSFNRLSGSIPASLGDLANLSSIDISRNHLTGPLPPALFQRSSQQGPYLRLSHNNLTGEIPPAFGKLGFDQIDLSRNQFTGDASVLFGRSKPAQQIDLSRNQFAFDLTNVEFPEGLDSVDLNHNRIYGSIPNQITKLANLQFFNVSYNRLCGEIPVGGNMGRFDEYCYLHNKCLCGTPLPPCK is encoded by the coding sequence ATGGCTTGTAGATCtactctctcttctttcctcactctcttcctcttccttctgcTGGCGTCGGCCCCTTACCTTGTCTCCTCCGCCCGCTGCAACAAAGACGACAAGAAGGCCCTGCTCGCCATCAAGGCCGCATTCAATAACGCCTACCATTTCGCCTCCTGGACGAACGACACCGGCTGCTGCGACTGGTACGACGTCGACTGCGACCCCAAGACCGGCCGCGTCACCGGCCTCTCCCTCTTCCAGGACGACTTCCCCGGCACCATCCCCGACGCCGTCGGAGATCTCCCTTATCTCGAGAACCTCGTCTTCCACCATCTCCCCAACCTCGTCGGCTCCATCCCCCCGGCCCTCACCAAGCTTAAAAACCTCAAGTACCTTGACATCAGCTGGACCAACGTCTCCGGCCCCGTTCCCGCCTTCCTCTCCGAGATCACCTCCCTCACTCAACTCGACCTCTCCTTCAACCGGCTCTCCGGCTCCATCCCGGCTTCCCTTGGCGACCTCGCCAATCTATCCTCCATCGACATCAGCCGCAACCACCTCACCGGGCCCCTCCCGCCCGCGCTCTTCCAGAGATCCTCGCAGCAGGGACCATATCTCCGTCTCTCTCACAACAATCTAACCGGTGAGATCCCGCCGGCTTTCGGGAAGCTGGGCTTCGATCAAATAGACTTGTCGCGGAACCAGTTCACCGGTGACGCCTCCGTCCTCTTCGGCCGGTCCAAGCCGGCACAGCAGATCGATTTGTCGAGGAACCAGTTCGCGTTCGATCTGACGAACGTGGAGTTCCCCGAGGGCTTGGACTCGGTGGACTTGAACCATAACAGGATCTACGGGAGCATTCCGAACCAGATAACGAAGTTGGCGAACCTCCAGTTCTTCAACGTGAGTTATAATAGGTTGTGCGGCGAAATCCCCGTTGGAGGAAATATGGGGCGTTTCGACGAGTACTGCTACCTCCACAACAAGTGCCTCTGCGGAACGCCACTCCCACCTTGCAAGTGA